In Salvelinus alpinus chromosome 20, SLU_Salpinus.1, whole genome shotgun sequence, a genomic segment contains:
- the LOC139546635 gene encoding uncharacterized protein has protein sequence MAPALTKLSKDAHGIHLATTLALNNMDADGAMLNMECDPQLNLKEGSYAQRVWLNLSSPPCLDTFCSGTSPLEVSESLLSPLLRASAEQYNTVLLSSPGSLCNLLFLNKNLKNSLAACPSAQDMYFVPVTEHNSHGVVQQRCQHSGQGPDGYDIPQSPTKHCQGDLMSQYNSAVPTPGIARQEGGTISTDTALAQPWTKRTRSQGQEQPVTAMVEEAVREQTQWYLSQQAALLGQAGRIQRRLQALLEDHLSSHCSLQLEGLKKRQGRETPGPPSPPADTKPFDPAMGQRPTGTQSHRTQAPALLQTFSVPSSSKDIQEFASYAQAVLRTVHEAVDSDVTESSSGEELEPEQKWGTRSRPVLDSHGRAVCSRCVRMRL, from the exons ATGGCCCCAGCCCTGACCAAGCTCTCCAAAGACGCCCACGGAATCCACTTGGCGACCACTCTCGCCCTCAACAACATGGATGCAGATGGGGCAATGCTCAACATGGAGTGTGATCCTCAGTTGAACCTGAAGGAGGGCAGCTATGCTCAGAGGGTGTGGCTCAACCTCTCCTCTCCGCCCTGTCTGGACACTTTTTGCTCTGGCACGAGTCCCCTTGAGGTTTCAGAGTCACTCCTGTCCCCTCTGCTACGGGCCTCGGCTGAACAGTACAACACAGTGCTTCTCTCCAGCCCTGGTTCCTTGTGCAACCTCCTGTTCCTCAACAAAAACCTGAAGAATTCCCTGGCGGCCTGTCCAAGTGCACAAGACATGTATTTTGTTCCCGTCACTGAACACAATAGCCACGGTGTGGTTCAGCAGCGGTGTCAGCACAGTGGCCAAGGACCAGATGGCTATGATATCCCCCAGTCACCTACAAAACACTGCCAGGGGGATCTCATGTCCCAGTACAACTCTGCTGTCCCCACACCCGGCATAGCGAGGCAGGAAGGGGGCACCATCAGCACAGACACAGCTCTAGCCCAGCCATGGACCAAAAGGACTAGGAGCCAAGGCCAGGAGCAGCCTGTGACTGCAATGGTGGAGGAGGCAGTGAGAGAGCAGACCCAGTGGTATCTCTCCCAACAAGCAGCCCTGTTAGGACAGGCTGGGCGGATCCAGAGGAGACTCCAGGCTCTGCTAGAGGACCACCTTTCTAGCCACTGCAGCCTCCAGCTGGAGGGTCTAAAGAAGAGGCAGGGCAGGGAGACCCCGGGTCCCCCCTCACCCCCAGCTGACACCAAACCCTTTGATCCAGCCATGGGGCAGAGACCGACAGGTACACAGAGCCACAGGACCCAGGCGCCTGCCCTACTGCAAACCTTCTCAGTCCCATCCTCTTCTAAAGACATCCAGGAGTTTGCCAGCTATGCCCAGGCTGTGCTGCGCACAGTGCATGAGGCTGTAGACTCTGATGTCACAGAGAGCAGCTCAGGTGAAGAATTGGAGCCTGAGCAGAAATGGGGGACCAGGTCTCGACCAGT TCTCGACTCCCATGGGAGAGCCGTGTGTTCCCGCTGTGTGAGGATGAGGCTCTAA